AACCTTcgtcttttttaatttttttttatgtatatatatttttccagatttttatttataataacttagtttttaacatctaaatgtaTGTTTCAATTTATTGGTAATTCATGTGTTGCGGAAAGGTAGTAGCCAACACGAGAATATGGGATATTGAAACAGCTAAATCCTATGTTTTTATTGTTCTCTATTCCCAGAAGACGGTGTCCCCCACCATTCCCTAATTCTCAATTTACGATTTTACGTGTGTTGTTGATACATGAGAGAGAGTTTTAATTGCAGATCGCCAGTGGCTATGCAGATGGCAGCATAAGAATTTGGGATAGCGAGAAAGGAACCTGTGAGACCACATTAAATGGACATAAAGGGGCTGTGACTGTACTTCGATTCAATAAGCTTGGATCCTTGCTTGCTTCTGGAAGCAGGGATAATGATATAATACTATGGGACGTGGTTGGCGAGACTGGCCTGTATCGCCTTCGCGGGCATCGTGATCAGGTTTGTCATTACAGCTTTTGTATTGAACCCATACATTCAAACTGTTACTGGGCTTAGCTTGGCTCATCCATTCTAGTTTTCTTACTTTATATATCTTTCACTCCTTaaattatgattattgtttATTTGCTTCATTTATTGTAGGTCACTGACCTCGTTTTCTTAGATTCCGGTAAGAAACTTGTTAGTTCCTCCAAAGACAAGTTCTTGAGAGTATGGGATCTTGAAACTCAACACTGTATGCAAATAGTTAGTGGCCATCACAGTGAAATATGGTCCATAGACATTGATCCAGAGGAAAGATTTCTGGTCAGTGGGTCTGCAGATGTAGAACTCCGATGTTACGCTCTCAAGCATGACTTGGTAGATGGACAACCTGTATCTTGGATAAATGGAGATTCATCCACTCAAAACAAATGGGAGGTTTTGAAACTGTTTGGTGAAATTCGGCGACAAAGCAAAGATAGAGTCTCAACTGTGAAATTCAACAAATCAGGGAATTTGCTTGCCTGTCAAGTTGCAGGAAAGACCGTCGAGATATTCAGCATACTGGATGAGGCCAAAGCAAAGCGTAAAGCAAAACGGAGGCTTCAtcggaagaaagaaaaagaagctgCAAAAGGGGCAGCTGAGGTTATGGAAAATGGGGACACAAATCTTGGAACTGGAGAGGACGGAAATATCCCATTGGTTACTGCCGCTGATGTTTTTAAGCTTCTTCATATTGTGCGGGCTAGCAAAAAAATATGTTCCATTTCTTTCTGTCCAATGACTCCAAAGAACTTTTTGGCCATCTTGGCATTGTCTTTGAACAACAATCTATTGGAATTTTATTCCATTGATAACAGTGATGCCACAAGATCACTTGCTTTTGAGCTCCAAGGACATCGTTCTGATGTCAGAAGTGTAACACTTAGTTCAGACAACTCTCTTTTGATGTCAACTAGTCACAATGCAGTAAAAATTTGGAATCCAAGTACTGGTTCTTGCCTTCGAACTGTTGACTCTGGGTACGGACTATGTGGTTTAATTATTCCTCAGAACAAGTATGCACTTGTTGGAACTAAAGAAGGAACTCTAGAAATTATTGACATGGGGAGTGGAACTTGCCTTGAAGCAGTGGAAGCTCATGGTGGCTCTGTTCGGTCAATTGCAGCTCTTCCCAATGAAAATGGTTTTGTCACCGGAAGTGCTGATCATGATGTTAAGTTCTGGGAATACCGGATTAAGCAGCAATCTGGTCAAGTATGTTCTTCACACTTAAGATTTTTAAGAATTGTATTGTACCTATGATTTAGGATATGTTTCACACTTACCATTTCTAAGATGTGTATTGTACCTATGATTTAGGATATGTTTCCAAGTTGAAATTCCTTTGTTTGTATTTCCATgttgaaacaattttttatgaGCTTATAACCTTTTTTAAGCTTAATGGATTCCACTGATGATACGTGAACTTGAGTTATCTTCTCTGGATGATTGTAAATAGTTGGGTATTTCAACTAAGGATATAAATTATCTCTAGGGTGGACAAAATTCAGATGTAATTGTCGTTTCACACTTTGAAGTGTCAATGTGTGgcatttcttttttggtttaagGCTTAAATTTCATGAGCACGTGGAATTTAAAATGGATGACTCATTTGGTGAAATGCTAATTTGGATGCTGTAGAagcctttctctctctctcactcattttttttatatctaatctTTTAAGTCTGTTTGTTTCCCTTTTCATAATTGTTTCCGAAAGTGGTCCAAAATTACATTCTCCTGGGCTTTGACCCATGATTATTGCTGCCTGTGGATGTTTTTATGTCAGTTAGAGATTTGTGTTCTGCTTGTACgctttgtgtacttgggctatgcctattttttttgtcaataaaattttcaattacctatataaaaaaggAGTTCTTTGTGTTTTGCAGGATACTAAACACCTAACAGTTTCAAATGTGAGGACTATGAAGATGAACGATGATGTTCTTGTGGTTGCAGTAAGCCCTGATGCTAAATATATTGCTGTTGCACTGTTGGATTGTACAGTGAAGGTCTCATCAGCTCAACTCTACACATTCTCATTGTTTTAGATTGATGTGTTCCATGTAGAAGATTCCTACTAAGTTGATAATTGAGGGATCattgtatttttgaaatttgattccACAAGAATTTTGGATGATTTGAATTGTTATATTCATCCAATTCTTTCTTCCTTGGATGCATAACTGTTTTGTCtccttttatttaattttttttaaaattatttagagtTAATATCTTGTTATTGTAGGTGGACCTTCTATGTATTCTTTCGTGTGTTTTTTAATGGGTAATatgacaattatattaaatacaaGGATAGTACAAACAATGGGGAAGGGCAAatgtctttttttaaaaaagaaaaaaaattattggtaaTATGACagttatattaaataaaagggTAGTAAAACAATAGGGGAGGAAAATCCCAACAAACATCCCAAACAAGTTAGTACATTgtttaataacaataaaacaaattGGGAAATGACTCCAATTAAATTGGGCTGTCCCATGTTCCTTTATATAAATTactactatatattttattttttacttataaaatatatattattttattattttatttaggtatttataattatataggtaattatatatgtattaatatgaatttatattCATTGGAATAGTGGATTGGAGATATTTCTTTCGAGCCCTtcttactttattttatattgtgccAAGGAAGTGTCACCACATGGGtggtttgttttttaataagttacCACATGGGTGAATTTTAACGCAATCCAAAGTTGGATTTCAATTTGCTTTTGTGTCAGTTATGTCATTCTGATTCTGTTACCTATGCCTTTTGCAGATTTTCTTTGCGGATTcacttaaattttttctttccttataTGGTCACAAGCTACCTGTGCTATGTATGGATATTTCATCTGATGGCGATCTGATTGTGACTGGCTCTGCTGACAAAAATTTAAAGATCTGGGGCTTGGATTTTGGTGACTGCCATAAGTCCATTTTTGCTCATGCTGATAGGTACTGCATATTGATAGACTT
This genomic interval from Juglans regia cultivar Chandler chromosome 3, Walnut 2.0, whole genome shotgun sequence contains the following:
- the LOC109005693 gene encoding WD repeat-containing protein 3; this encodes MVKAYLRYEPAAAFGVIVSVESNITYDSSGKFLLAPALEKVGVWHVRQGLCTKNLAPSPASRGPSLAVTSIASSPSSMIASGYADGSIRIWDSEKGTCETTLNGHKGAVTVLRFNKLGSLLASGSRDNDIILWDVVGETGLYRLRGHRDQVTDLVFLDSGKKLVSSSKDKFLRVWDLETQHCMQIVSGHHSEIWSIDIDPEERFLVSGSADVELRCYALKHDLVDGQPVSWINGDSSTQNKWEVLKLFGEIRRQSKDRVSTVKFNKSGNLLACQVAGKTVEIFSILDEAKAKRKAKRRLHRKKEKEAAKGAAEVMENGDTNLGTGEDGNIPLVTAADVFKLLHIVRASKKICSISFCPMTPKNFLAILALSLNNNLLEFYSIDNSDATRSLAFELQGHRSDVRSVTLSSDNSLLMSTSHNAVKIWNPSTGSCLRTVDSGYGLCGLIIPQNKYALVGTKEGTLEIIDMGSGTCLEAVEAHGGSVRSIAALPNENGFVTGSADHDVKFWEYRIKQQSGQDTKHLTVSNVRTMKMNDDVLVVAVSPDAKYIAVALLDCTVKIFFADSLKFFLSLYGHKLPVLCMDISSDGDLIVTGSADKNLKIWGLDFGDCHKSIFAHADSVMGVQFVHNTHYMFSVGKDRLVKYWDADKFELLLTLEGHHADVWCLAVSNRGDFIITGSHDRSIRRWDRTEEPFFIEEEKEKRLEEMFESDLDNAFENRYATKEEVPEEGAVALAGKKTQETLTATDLIIDALDLAEVELKRIAEHEDERNRGKVTEFQPNVIMLGHSPSDYVLRALSNVHTNDLEQTLLALPFSDALKLISYLKDWTSNPDKVELICRVATVLLQTHHNQLVTTPAARPVLTVLKSILYARVKECKDTLGFNLAAMDHIKQLMASRSDALFRDAKSKLLEIRAQHSKRLDARLETKEEKRKKKKQKK